From a region of the Mycobacterium sp. SMC-8 genome:
- a CDS encoding CCA tRNA nucleotidyltransferase, with protein MPDPTSDAELLAAAQVALNAHAAVLREVGRLFAEHGHELYLVGGSVRDALLGRLGSDLDFTTDARPDQMLPFLRGWGDALWDTGIDFGTLGVGKRGDRLEITTFRADTYDQVTRHPEVRYGDNLADDLVRRDFTVNAMAVRITPDGPAEFLDPLDGLAALRRAVLDTPTEPEVSFGDDPLRMLRAARFVSQLGFEVAPRVRQALEEMAPALGRITAERVAAELDKLLLGADPVAGVDLMVQTGLGEVVLPEVGAMRMAIDEHHQHKDVYQHSLTVLKQAIDLEGPDGPDLVLRWAALLHDIGKPATRRHEPDGGVSFHHHEVVGAKMTRKRMRALKYSKQTIADVSQLVYLHLRFHGYGDGRWTDSAVRRYVTDAGPLLSRLHKLVRADCTTRNKRRAARLQANYDDLEQRIAELAAKEDLARVRPDIDGNEIMQILGIPPGPEVGQAWNHLKELRLDRGPLDHDEAVAELLKWWNEKGGTGV; from the coding sequence GTGCCCGACCCCACCTCAGATGCTGAACTGCTGGCGGCAGCGCAGGTTGCGCTGAACGCCCACGCCGCGGTGCTGCGTGAGGTGGGCCGGCTGTTCGCCGAGCACGGCCACGAGCTCTATCTGGTCGGGGGCAGCGTGCGGGACGCGCTGCTCGGCCGGCTCGGCTCCGATCTGGACTTCACCACCGACGCCCGGCCCGACCAGATGCTGCCCTTCCTGCGCGGCTGGGGTGACGCGCTGTGGGACACCGGTATCGACTTCGGCACCCTCGGCGTCGGCAAGCGCGGCGACCGGCTCGAGATCACCACGTTCCGGGCCGACACGTATGACCAGGTGACCCGCCATCCCGAGGTGCGCTACGGCGACAACCTCGCCGACGACCTGGTGCGCCGCGACTTCACCGTCAACGCGATGGCGGTCCGCATCACCCCCGACGGTCCGGCCGAGTTCCTGGATCCGCTCGACGGGCTGGCCGCGTTGCGCCGCGCGGTGCTCGACACCCCCACCGAACCGGAGGTGTCGTTCGGCGACGACCCGTTACGCATGCTGCGCGCGGCCCGGTTCGTGTCGCAGCTCGGCTTCGAGGTGGCGCCCAGGGTGCGGCAGGCCCTCGAGGAGATGGCTCCTGCGCTGGGGCGCATCACCGCCGAACGCGTGGCGGCCGAACTCGACAAGCTGCTGCTCGGCGCCGACCCGGTCGCCGGCGTGGACCTGATGGTGCAGACCGGTCTCGGCGAGGTGGTGCTGCCCGAGGTCGGCGCGATGCGGATGGCGATCGACGAGCATCATCAGCACAAGGACGTCTACCAGCATTCGCTGACCGTGCTGAAGCAGGCGATCGACTTGGAAGGGCCCGACGGTCCGGACCTGGTGCTGCGCTGGGCGGCGCTACTGCACGACATCGGCAAGCCGGCGACTCGCAGGCACGAACCCGACGGCGGCGTCAGCTTCCACCACCACGAGGTGGTCGGCGCCAAGATGACCCGCAAGCGGATGCGGGCGCTGAAGTACTCCAAGCAGACGATCGCCGACGTATCCCAGCTGGTGTATCTGCATCTGCGGTTCCACGGATACGGCGACGGGCGTTGGACCGATTCGGCGGTGCGCCGCTACGTCACCGACGCCGGACCGTTGCTGAGCCGGCTGCACAAGCTGGTGCGCGCCGACTGCACCACCCGCAACAAGCGCCGCGCGGCGCGGCTGCAGGCCAACTACGACGACCTGGAGCAGCGGATCGCCGAGCTGGCCGCCAAGGAGGACCTGGCGCGGGTGCGTCCGGACATCGACGGCAACGAGATCATGCAGATCCTCGGCATCCCGCCGGGCCCGGAGGTGGGGCAGGCATGGAACCACCTCAAGGAGCTCAGACTGGATCGCGGTCCGCTCGACCACGACGAGGCCGTCGCCGAACTACTGAAGTGGTGGAACGAGAAGGGCGGCACCGGCGTCTGA
- a CDS encoding TIGR03084 family metal-binding protein — protein sequence MAGAAPMVSDLRDESDELDVLVASLPPQQWSLATPAAGWTIAHQIAHLLWTDRVALLSVTDEPGFASVLTEASKNPAGFVDAGAEELAATPPAELLVDWRATRTALHDALLTVPDGRKLPWFGPPMSAASMATARLMETWAHGLDVADALGVTRPPTARLRSIAHIGVRTRDFAYTVHGLTPPPEPFHVKLSAPPGADEPEWTWGPEDAAQQVTGSAEHFCMLVTQRRPRSALDIVAVGPDAQKWLTIAQAFAGPPGAGRG from the coding sequence ATGGCCGGAGCAGCCCCGATGGTCAGCGACCTGCGCGACGAGAGCGATGAGCTCGACGTGCTGGTGGCGTCACTGCCGCCGCAGCAGTGGTCGCTGGCCACGCCCGCTGCGGGCTGGACGATCGCCCATCAGATCGCGCACCTGCTGTGGACCGACCGGGTGGCTCTGTTGTCGGTGACCGATGAGCCCGGCTTCGCGTCCGTCCTCACCGAGGCGTCGAAGAATCCGGCCGGCTTCGTCGACGCTGGTGCCGAAGAGCTCGCGGCGACCCCGCCGGCCGAGCTGCTCGTCGACTGGCGTGCGACCCGTACCGCACTGCACGATGCGCTGCTGACGGTGCCCGACGGCCGCAAGCTGCCGTGGTTCGGACCGCCGATGAGCGCGGCGTCGATGGCCACCGCACGGCTCATGGAGACCTGGGCGCACGGCCTGGACGTCGCCGACGCGCTCGGCGTGACACGCCCCCCGACGGCGCGGCTGCGGTCGATCGCCCACATCGGGGTGCGGACCCGGGATTTCGCGTACACCGTGCACGGTCTGACCCCGCCGCCGGAACCGTTCCACGTGAAACTATCCGCACCGCCCGGAGCCGACGAGCCCGAGTGGACGTGGGGACCCGAGGACGCCGCCCAACAGGTGACGGGCTCGGCGGAGCATTTCTGCATGCTCGTCACCCAGCGGCGGCCCCGGTCGGCGCTCGACATCGTCGCGGTCGGACCGGACGCGCAGAAGTGGCTGACGATCGCGCAGGCCTTCGCCGGACCGCCGGGAGCCGGTCGGGGCTGA
- the ctaD gene encoding cytochrome c oxidase subunit I — protein MAVEAPNLVNITPRRPFPARLGPKGNLVYKLVTTTDHKLIGIMYCVACFTFFLVGGLMALFMRTELASPGLQFLSNEQYNQLFTMHGTVMLLFYATPIVFGFANLVLPLQIGAPDVAFPRLNAFSFWLFLFGALIAMSGFLVPGGAADFGWTAYAPLSDAIHSPGPGGDLWIMGLALSGLGTILGGVNMVTTVVCMRAPGMTMFRMPIFTWNILVTSLLVLLAFPILTAALFGLAADRHLGAHVYDPANGGAILWQHLFWFFGHPEVYIVALPFFGIVSEIFPVFSRKPIFGYTTLIYATLGIGALSVVVWAHHMFATGAVLLPFFAFSTYLIAVPTGIKFFNWLGTMWKGQLTFETPMLFSIGFLATFLLGGLTGVLLASPPLDFHVTDSYFVVAHFHYVLFGTIVFATYAGIYFWFPKMTGRLLDERLGKLHFWLTFIGFHTTFLVQHWLGDDGMPRRYADYLPSDGFTPLNVVSTIGAFILGLSMLPFVWNVFKSWRYGEPVVVDDPWGYGNSLEWATSSPPPRHNFTELPRIRSERPAFELHYPHMVQRMRSEAHVGPHATALESGEGFGPRTEPDR, from the coding sequence ATGGCCGTCGAAGCCCCGAACCTCGTCAATATCACGCCGCGGCGGCCGTTCCCGGCCCGACTGGGACCCAAGGGCAACCTGGTCTACAAGCTGGTCACCACCACCGATCACAAGCTGATCGGCATCATGTACTGCGTCGCGTGCTTCACCTTCTTCCTGGTGGGTGGGCTGATGGCGCTGTTCATGCGGACCGAGCTGGCGTCGCCGGGTCTGCAGTTCCTGTCCAACGAGCAGTACAACCAGCTGTTCACCATGCACGGCACGGTGATGCTGCTGTTCTACGCGACGCCGATCGTGTTCGGATTCGCGAACCTCGTGCTGCCGCTGCAGATCGGCGCACCCGACGTGGCGTTCCCGCGGCTCAACGCGTTCTCGTTCTGGCTGTTCCTGTTCGGCGCGCTGATCGCGATGAGCGGGTTCCTGGTGCCCGGCGGCGCGGCGGACTTCGGCTGGACCGCGTACGCGCCGCTGTCCGACGCGATCCACTCGCCCGGCCCGGGCGGAGACCTGTGGATCATGGGCCTGGCGCTCAGTGGCCTCGGCACCATCCTGGGCGGGGTCAACATGGTCACCACCGTGGTGTGCATGCGTGCGCCGGGCATGACGATGTTCCGGATGCCGATCTTCACCTGGAACATCCTGGTGACCTCGCTGCTGGTGCTGCTGGCGTTCCCGATCCTGACCGCGGCGCTGTTCGGGCTCGCGGCCGACCGGCATCTCGGCGCACACGTCTACGACCCGGCCAACGGCGGGGCGATCCTGTGGCAGCACCTGTTCTGGTTCTTCGGCCACCCCGAGGTGTACATAGTCGCGCTGCCGTTCTTCGGCATCGTCAGCGAGATCTTCCCGGTGTTCAGTCGTAAACCGATCTTCGGCTACACCACGCTGATCTACGCCACCCTCGGTATCGGCGCGTTGTCGGTGGTCGTGTGGGCCCACCACATGTTCGCCACCGGCGCCGTGCTGCTGCCGTTCTTCGCGTTCAGCACCTATCTGATCGCGGTTCCGACCGGCATCAAGTTCTTCAACTGGCTCGGCACGATGTGGAAGGGCCAGTTGACGTTCGAGACACCCATGCTGTTCTCGATCGGTTTCCTGGCGACGTTCCTGCTCGGCGGCCTGACCGGCGTGCTGCTGGCCAGCCCGCCGCTGGACTTCCACGTCACCGACAGCTATTTCGTGGTGGCCCATTTCCATTACGTGCTCTTTGGCACCATCGTGTTCGCCACGTACGCCGGGATCTACTTCTGGTTCCCGAAGATGACCGGCCGGCTGCTCGACGAACGGCTGGGCAAGCTGCACTTCTGGCTGACGTTCATCGGTTTCCACACCACGTTCCTCGTGCAGCACTGGCTCGGTGACGACGGCATGCCGCGCCGCTACGCGGACTACCTGCCCAGCGACGGGTTCACCCCGCTCAACGTGGTGTCGACCATCGGCGCGTTCATCCTCGGCCTGTCGATGCTGCCGTTCGTGTGGAACGTGTTCAAAAGCTGGCGCTACGGTGAGCCGGTCGTCGTCGACGATCCGTGGGGCTACGGCAACTCGCTGGAGTGGGCCACCAGCAGCCCGCCGCCGCGGCACAACTTCACCGAGTTGCCCCGGATCCGCTCCGAGCGTCCCGCGTTCGAGCTGCACTACCCGCACATGGTGCAGCGGATGCGCTCCGAGGCCCACGTGGGCCCGCACGCCACGGCGTTGGAATCCGGGGAGGGTTTCGGCCCGCGCACCGAGCCCGACCGCTAG
- a CDS encoding pullulanase: MEYCLGDADGSAAMWTVDPDGDLDGDGLLDSVALDLDHDGLTDDVLADLDGDGTADHAVLDLDGDGVPEAYFTDDGMGTWTVAADRGGAALRWFGLDGAEHPATATTVDLDGDSTPERLADADGDGVADRAIGARHAWVDTDGDGRWDVRLTDADGDGGADSAEYL, encoded by the coding sequence ATGGAGTACTGCCTGGGTGACGCCGACGGCTCGGCCGCCATGTGGACGGTCGACCCCGACGGCGATCTCGACGGTGACGGTCTGCTCGATTCGGTCGCACTCGACCTCGACCACGACGGTCTGACCGACGACGTGTTGGCCGACCTCGACGGGGACGGCACCGCCGATCACGCCGTGCTCGATCTGGACGGCGACGGTGTTCCGGAGGCCTACTTCACCGACGACGGCATGGGCACGTGGACGGTGGCCGCCGACCGCGGCGGTGCGGCGCTGCGGTGGTTCGGCCTGGACGGCGCCGAACATCCCGCGACCGCGACGACGGTGGATCTCGACGGTGACAGCACGCCGGAGCGGCTGGCCGACGCCGACGGCGACGGGGTGGCCGACCGGGCAATCGGCGCCCGGCACGCGTGGGTGGACACCGACGGTGACGGCAGATGGGACGTGCGGCTCACCGATGCGGACGGCGACGGCGGCGCCGACTCCGCCGAGTACCTGTGA
- a CDS encoding YqgE/AlgH family protein produces MAQPEDPEDFVAPAAHRVRAGTLLLANTDLLEPTFRRSVIYVVEHNDGGTLGVVLNRASETAVYNVLPQWAKLATKPKTMFIGGPVKRDAALCLATVRVGVDPSAAPGLRHVQGRVAMVDLDADPDSIAPMVEGVRIFAGYSGWTIGQLEGEIERDDWIVLSALPSDVLSEPKVDLWARILRRQPLPLSLLATHPIDLSRN; encoded by the coding sequence ATGGCGCAACCCGAGGATCCGGAGGACTTCGTCGCACCTGCGGCACACCGGGTTCGCGCGGGCACACTGCTGTTGGCCAACACCGATCTGCTGGAGCCCACCTTCCGGCGCAGCGTGATCTACGTGGTCGAGCACAACGACGGCGGCACCCTGGGCGTGGTGCTGAACCGGGCCAGCGAGACCGCGGTTTACAACGTGCTGCCGCAGTGGGCCAAGCTCGCGACCAAACCCAAGACGATGTTCATCGGAGGCCCGGTCAAGCGGGACGCCGCACTGTGCCTGGCGACGGTGCGCGTGGGCGTCGACCCGAGTGCGGCGCCCGGACTGCGGCATGTGCAGGGCCGGGTGGCGATGGTCGACCTCGACGCGGATCCCGACTCGATCGCACCGATGGTCGAGGGGGTGCGGATCTTCGCCGGTTACTCGGGCTGGACCATCGGCCAGCTTGAGGGCGAGATCGAGCGCGACGACTGGATTGTGTTGTCGGCGTTGCCCTCTGATGTTCTGTCCGAGCCGAAGGTGGATCTGTGGGCCCGGATCCTGCGCCGGCAGCCGCTGCCGCTGTCGCTGCTGGCGACCCACCCGATCGACCTGTCGCGCAACTAG
- a CDS encoding MFS transporter, with amino-acid sequence MPDDRAARTLWRTVRTLPEFRRLLELRAVSQFGDGLFQAGIAGAILFNPEREAEPWAIAAAFAVLFLPYSLLGPFAGALLDRWDRRLVLIGASLGRLVVVLGVGTLLAAGRSDIPILLSALLANGFTRFVSSGLSAALPHVVPREQVIAMNSVATATSSVAAFAGAIFMLLPRWWFGAGDVGASIIIFLVAVPVGVALWLSMRFPPRLLGPDDSVRAVHGSVLYAVATGWLHGARTVAAVPSVAATLSGLAAHRMVFGINTLLVLVMVRHTDATTVAGFGTTVLFVTAGGAGQFLATILTPALVRKWGRYATPNGALAFAAAVQLVGATLHLPVMIVCGFLLGAAGQVVKLCADTAMQIDVDDALRGHLFAVQDSLFWVAFILAITGAAFVIPPGGRSVGLALAGVALYLVGLALHAITGRRGRLPG; translated from the coding sequence GTGCCCGACGACCGTGCCGCCCGGACGTTGTGGCGTACGGTGCGGACCCTGCCCGAGTTCCGCAGACTGCTCGAGCTGCGCGCGGTCAGCCAGTTCGGTGACGGCCTGTTCCAGGCCGGGATCGCGGGGGCGATTCTGTTCAACCCTGAGCGTGAGGCCGAGCCGTGGGCGATCGCGGCCGCGTTCGCGGTGCTGTTCCTGCCGTACTCGCTGCTCGGCCCGTTTGCCGGCGCGCTGCTCGACCGCTGGGACCGCCGGCTGGTGCTCATCGGCGCCAGCCTGGGCCGGCTGGTGGTGGTGCTCGGCGTCGGGACGCTACTGGCCGCCGGCCGCTCCGACATCCCGATCCTGTTGAGCGCGTTGCTGGCCAACGGTTTCACCCGCTTCGTGTCCTCAGGGCTGAGCGCGGCGCTGCCGCACGTGGTGCCCCGCGAGCAGGTGATCGCGATGAACTCCGTGGCGACCGCGACGTCGTCGGTGGCCGCATTCGCGGGCGCGATCTTCATGCTGTTGCCGCGCTGGTGGTTCGGAGCCGGCGATGTGGGCGCGTCGATCATCATCTTTCTGGTCGCCGTGCCGGTCGGGGTGGCGCTGTGGCTGTCGATGCGGTTCCCGCCCCGGCTGCTGGGGCCCGACGACAGCGTGCGCGCGGTGCACGGCTCGGTGCTCTACGCGGTGGCCACCGGCTGGCTGCACGGCGCCCGCACCGTCGCGGCCGTCCCGTCGGTCGCGGCGACGCTGTCGGGGCTGGCCGCGCACCGCATGGTGTTCGGCATCAACACGCTGCTGGTGCTCGTGATGGTGCGCCACACGGACGCGACCACGGTGGCCGGCTTCGGCACCACGGTTCTGTTCGTCACGGCCGGGGGCGCCGGGCAGTTCCTCGCCACGATCCTCACGCCGGCGCTGGTGCGCAAGTGGGGACGCTACGCCACCCCGAACGGCGCGCTGGCCTTCGCCGCGGCCGTTCAGCTGGTCGGCGCCACGCTGCATCTGCCGGTGATGATCGTGTGCGGCTTTCTGCTGGGTGCGGCGGGCCAGGTGGTCAAGCTGTGCGCGGACACCGCGATGCAGATCGACGTCGACGACGCGCTGCGCGGTCACCTGTTCGCGGTGCAGGACTCGTTGTTCTGGGTGGCGTTCATCCTCGCGATCACGGGGGCGGCGTTCGTGATCCCGCCCGGCGGGCGTTCGGTAGGACTGGCTCTGGCCGGGGTGGCCCTCTATCTGGTGGGGCTGGCCCTGCACGCGATCACCGGTCGGCGCGGGCGGCTGCCCGGCTAG
- a CDS encoding SDR family oxidoreductase: protein MPTAMITGASGGLGAALADALAPTHTLFLAGRPSSRLDAVAERLGATTWPVDLADPDSMAAVVEPIVELDVLIHNAGVSYPGRVGESHIDEWRATMTVNVIGTVALTLELLPALRAAGGHVVFINSGAGIKASPGLASYTASKFALRGFAESLRADEPALRVTSVHPGRIATPMQEDLVAYEGRPYEPDQFLRPQTVAKVTADAINAPPDAHIHEVIVRPR from the coding sequence GTGCCGACCGCCATGATCACCGGGGCCTCCGGCGGCCTCGGAGCCGCCCTCGCCGACGCGCTGGCGCCCACGCACACCTTGTTCCTCGCGGGGCGGCCGTCGTCCCGGCTCGACGCTGTCGCCGAACGGCTCGGCGCCACCACCTGGCCCGTCGACCTCGCCGATCCCGACTCGATGGCCGCGGTCGTCGAACCGATCGTCGAGCTCGACGTGCTGATTCACAACGCCGGGGTGTCCTACCCCGGCCGGGTCGGCGAATCCCACATCGACGAATGGCGTGCCACCATGACCGTCAACGTCATCGGCACGGTGGCGCTGACGCTGGAACTGCTGCCCGCGCTGCGCGCCGCCGGCGGGCATGTGGTGTTCATCAACTCCGGTGCGGGCATCAAGGCCTCGCCCGGACTTGCCTCGTACACGGCCAGCAAGTTCGCGCTGCGCGGCTTCGCCGAGTCGTTGCGCGCCGACGAGCCGGCACTGCGCGTGACGTCGGTGCATCCCGGCCGGATCGCGACCCCGATGCAGGAGGACCTGGTCGCCTACGAGGGCCGCCCTTACGAACCGGACCAGTTCCTGCGCCCGCAGACGGTCGCGAAGGTGACCGCCGACGCGATCAACGCCCCGCCCGACGCGCACATCCACGAGGTCATCGTCCGGCCCCGCTGA
- the leuS gene encoding leucine--tRNA ligase codes for MTETPTGQPAATESSRERSSGDTDTPVHRYTAELAGEIEQAWQQRWSKNGTFNVANPVGSLAPADGGEVPADKMFVQDMFPYPSGEGLHVGHPLGYIATDVYARYFRMTGRNVLHALGFDAFGLPAEQYAIQTGTHPRTRTEANIVNFRRQLGRLGLGHDSRRSFSTTDVEYYKWTQWIFLQIFNAWFDPEAGKARPIAELIAEFENGTRQVGDGRAWAELDAADRADVVDAHRLVYLTDSVVNWCPGLGTVLANEEVTADGRSERGNFPVFRKRLRQWMMRITAYADRLLEDLDVLDWPDKVKTMQRNWIGRSTGASVLFGTDAGDIEVFTTRPDTLFGATYMVLAPEHDLVDLLVADEWPAGVDERWTFGAATPREAVAAYRASIAAKSDLERQENKTKTGVFVGAYATNPANGQQVPVFIADYVLAGYGTGAIMAVPSGDQRDWDFATEFGLPIVEVVSGGDVSKEAYTGDGVMVNSGFLDGLDVAAAKQAMTERLAAHGRGRARVEYKLRDWLFARQRYWGEPFPIVYDEDGRAHGLPEHMLPVELPDVPDYSPVLFDPQDAGSEPSPPLAKATDWVNVELDLGDGLKKYTRDTNVMPQWAGSSWYELRYTDPHNAEAMCAKENEAYWMGPRPAEHGPDDPGGVDLYVGGVEHAVLHLLYSRFWHKVLYDLGHVSSREPYRRLVNQGYIQAFAYTDSRGAYVPATEVTERDGRFYWLDTSGGTPREIEVNQEFGKIGKSLKNSVSPDEICDNYGADTLRVYEMSMGPLEASRPWATKDVVGAHRFLQRVWRLVVDEESGATRVSDAGLDDETLRLLHRTIAGVADDYVALRNNTAAAKLIEYTNHLTKQSVTARAALEPLVLMVAPLAPHLAEELWSRLGHETSLAHGPFPVADERYLVEDTVEYPVQVNGKVRGRVTVAADAPADAVEAAALADEKVIAFLDGKTPKKVIVVAGRLVNVVA; via the coding sequence GTGACTGAAACGCCGACTGGACAGCCCGCTGCAACAGAGTCCTCGCGCGAGCGCTCGTCCGGTGACACTGACACCCCGGTGCACCGCTATACCGCGGAGCTCGCCGGGGAGATCGAACAGGCCTGGCAGCAGCGTTGGTCGAAGAACGGCACGTTCAACGTCGCGAACCCGGTCGGATCCCTGGCGCCGGCCGACGGCGGTGAGGTGCCCGCCGACAAGATGTTCGTTCAGGACATGTTCCCGTACCCGTCGGGTGAAGGCCTGCACGTCGGGCACCCGCTCGGCTACATCGCCACCGACGTGTACGCCAGGTACTTCCGGATGACTGGCCGTAACGTGTTGCACGCGTTAGGTTTTGACGCTTTCGGCTTGCCCGCCGAGCAGTACGCGATCCAGACCGGCACGCATCCGCGCACGCGTACCGAGGCCAACATCGTCAACTTCCGCCGCCAGCTGGGGCGGCTGGGTCTGGGCCATGACTCGCGGCGCAGCTTCTCCACCACCGATGTGGAGTACTACAAGTGGACCCAGTGGATCTTCCTGCAGATCTTCAACGCGTGGTTCGATCCGGAGGCCGGCAAGGCCCGCCCCATCGCGGAGTTGATCGCCGAGTTCGAAAACGGCACCCGGCAGGTCGGCGACGGGCGCGCCTGGGCGGAACTCGATGCCGCCGACCGAGCCGATGTGGTGGACGCCCACCGCCTGGTGTACCTCACCGACTCGGTCGTCAACTGGTGTCCGGGCCTGGGCACGGTGCTGGCCAACGAGGAGGTCACCGCCGACGGGCGCAGCGAGCGCGGCAACTTCCCGGTGTTCCGGAAACGGTTGCGGCAGTGGATGATGCGCATCACCGCGTATGCCGACCGGCTGCTGGAAGACCTCGACGTGCTGGACTGGCCGGACAAGGTCAAGACCATGCAGCGCAACTGGATCGGCCGCTCGACCGGCGCTTCCGTGCTCTTCGGCACTGACGCCGGTGACATCGAGGTGTTCACCACCCGTCCGGACACGCTGTTCGGTGCGACATACATGGTGCTGGCCCCCGAACACGATCTGGTGGACCTGCTGGTCGCCGACGAGTGGCCCGCCGGCGTCGATGAGCGTTGGACGTTCGGCGCGGCCACTCCGCGTGAGGCGGTCGCGGCCTACCGGGCGTCGATCGCGGCGAAATCCGATCTGGAGCGGCAGGAGAACAAGACCAAGACCGGCGTGTTCGTCGGCGCCTACGCGACGAATCCCGCCAACGGACAACAAGTTCCGGTGTTCATCGCCGACTATGTGCTGGCCGGGTACGGCACCGGCGCGATCATGGCGGTGCCCAGCGGCGATCAGCGTGACTGGGACTTCGCGACCGAGTTCGGGCTGCCGATTGTGGAAGTGGTCTCCGGAGGCGACGTCTCGAAGGAGGCCTACACCGGCGACGGGGTGATGGTGAACTCCGGCTTCCTCGACGGTCTCGACGTGGCCGCCGCCAAGCAGGCGATGACCGAGCGGCTGGCCGCGCACGGGCGGGGACGGGCGCGCGTCGAATACAAGCTGAGGGACTGGCTTTTCGCCCGGCAACGGTACTGGGGCGAGCCGTTCCCGATCGTCTACGACGAGGACGGGCGGGCGCACGGGCTGCCCGAGCACATGCTGCCCGTCGAACTGCCCGACGTGCCGGACTACTCGCCGGTGCTGTTCGACCCGCAGGACGCCGGCAGTGAGCCGTCCCCGCCGCTGGCCAAGGCGACGGACTGGGTCAACGTCGAACTCGACCTCGGCGACGGGCTCAAGAAGTACACCCGCGACACCAACGTGATGCCGCAATGGGCGGGCAGCTCCTGGTACGAGCTGCGCTACACCGACCCGCACAACGCAGAAGCCATGTGCGCCAAGGAGAACGAGGCGTACTGGATGGGGCCTAGGCCGGCCGAGCACGGTCCGGACGATCCGGGTGGCGTCGACCTGTACGTCGGTGGGGTCGAGCACGCCGTGCTGCACCTGCTGTATTCGCGGTTCTGGCACAAGGTGCTCTACGACTTGGGGCACGTCAGCTCCCGTGAGCCCTACCGTCGGCTCGTCAACCAGGGCTACATCCAGGCGTTCGCCTACACCGACTCGCGGGGAGCCTACGTGCCGGCCACCGAGGTCACCGAGCGCGACGGCAGGTTCTACTGGCTCGACACCAGCGGCGGCACCCCGAGAGAAATCGAGGTGAACCAGGAGTTCGGCAAGATCGGCAAGAGCCTGAAGAACTCGGTGTCGCCGGACGAGATCTGCGACAACTACGGCGCCGACACGTTGCGGGTGTACGAGATGTCGATGGGCCCGCTGGAGGCATCACGGCCGTGGGCGACCAAAGACGTCGTCGGCGCGCACCGCTTCCTGCAACGCGTGTGGCGGTTGGTCGTCGACGAGGAAAGTGGGGCCACCCGGGTGTCGGACGCCGGGTTGGACGACGAGACCCTGCGGTTGCTGCACCGCACCATCGCCGGGGTGGCCGATGACTATGTGGCACTGCGCAACAACACCGCCGCGGCCAAGCTGATCGAGTACACCAACCATCTGACCAAGCAGTCGGTGACGGCGCGGGCGGCGCTGGAGCCGCTGGTGCTGATGGTGGCCCCGCTGGCGCCGCACCTGGCCGAGGAGTTGTGGAGCCGGTTGGGACACGAGACCTCGCTGGCGCACGGCCCGTTCCCGGTGGCCGACGAGCGCTATCTCGTCGAGGACACCGTCGAGTACCCGGTGCAGGTCAACGGCAAGGTGCGCGGCCGTGTCACCGTCGCCGCCGACGCGCCCGCGGACGCGGTGGAGGCCGCCGCGCTGGCCGACGAGAAGGTGATTGCCTTTCTGGACGGAAAGACCCCGAAGAAGGTCATCGTCGTCGCCGGCCGGCTGGTCAACGTCGTCGCCTGA
- a CDS encoding LpqN/LpqT family lipoprotein: MSEIARHWRVLAGGLGACAVGIAGVLSITATTASAQPMLPQPPLPAPATVTQTVTVTPNAAPQPLPTPGVTPATGGAAAVPAGISAPSAPAVPPRPVSTIAPATSGTLSEFFAAKGVTMEPQSSQGFQALNIVLPKPRGWEHIPDPNVPDAFAVLADRIGGNGLYSSNAQVVVYKLVGAFDPKEAISHGFIDSQKLPAWRTTDASLADFGGMPSSLIEGTYRENNMTLNTSRRHVIAAAGPDHYLVSLSVTTSVDQVVAAADATEAIVNGFKVSVPGSAPAAPPAGAPAAPLPAAPPPAPAVPAVAPAPQLLGLQG; this comes from the coding sequence ATGAGCGAAATCGCCCGTCACTGGCGGGTTCTGGCAGGTGGCCTAGGTGCCTGCGCCGTCGGCATCGCCGGGGTGCTGAGCATCACAGCCACGACGGCGTCGGCCCAGCCGATGCTGCCGCAGCCCCCGCTGCCCGCGCCTGCCACAGTGACGCAGACCGTCACGGTTACGCCCAACGCCGCACCCCAGCCCCTCCCGACCCCGGGTGTGACGCCGGCCACCGGCGGCGCGGCCGCTGTGCCCGCCGGCATCAGCGCGCCGTCGGCCCCCGCGGTGCCGCCGCGTCCGGTCTCGACGATCGCCCCGGCCACCTCGGGCACGCTGAGCGAGTTCTTCGCCGCCAAGGGCGTCACGATGGAGCCCCAGTCCAGCCAGGGCTTCCAGGCGCTCAACATCGTGCTGCCCAAGCCGCGGGGCTGGGAACACATCCCGGACCCGAACGTTCCGGACGCGTTCGCCGTGCTCGCCGACCGGATCGGCGGCAACGGCCTGTACTCCTCGAACGCCCAGGTGGTGGTGTACAAGCTGGTCGGCGCGTTCGACCCCAAGGAGGCCATCAGCCACGGCTTCATCGACAGCCAGAAGCTGCCCGCTTGGCGCACCACCGACGCGTCGCTCGCCGATTTCGGCGGTATGCCGTCCTCGCTGATCGAAGGCACCTACCGCGAGAACAACATGACGCTGAACACATCCCGCCGCCATGTCATCGCCGCCGCGGGCCCCGACCACTACCTGGTGTCGCTTTCGGTCACCACGAGCGTCGACCAGGTGGTCGCCGCTGCGGACGCCACCGAGGCCATCGTCAACGGCTTCAAGGTCAGCGTGCCGGGCTCGGCCCCGGCCGCACCGCCTGCCGGCGCACCTGCGGCCCCGCTGCCCGCGGCGCCGCCCCCGGCTCCCGCCGTTCCTGCCGTGGCGCCCGCGCCACAGTTGCTGGGACTGCAGGGATAG